The following are encoded together in the Brassica napus cultivar Da-Ae chromosome A9, Da-Ae, whole genome shotgun sequence genome:
- the LOC106416674 gene encoding zinc finger protein SHOOT GRAVITROPISM 5, translating to MRTDQGAVVMLDDDASNKNTSNPCCVVSSSSSDPFLTSSENGVTTTNTSTQKRKRRPAGTPDPDAEVVSLSPRTLLESDRYICEICNQGFQRDQNLQMHRRRHKVPWKLLKRDNNIEVKKRVYVCPEPTCLHHAPCHALGDLVGIKKHFRRKHSNHKQWVCERCSKSYAVQSDYKAHLKTCGTRGHSCDCGRVFSRVESFIEHQDNCSVRKVNREPPPPKTAVTVPACSSITASTASTPSSEGNNCGAVAVATPIPLEGRPIHLRNSCFTPSILTNSSSPNLELQLLPLTSNQNPNQENHQHKVNEPSHHHHDTTNLNLSIAPSSSSYHRHYNNFDRIKEIMASEQMMKIAMKEKAYAEEAKREAKRQREMAENEFMNAKKIRQQAQAELERAKLLKEQSMKKISSMIMQVTCQTCKGQFQAVAVPAAADETSLVVSYMSSANTDGEES from the exons ATGAGAACAGATCAAGGAGCTGTAGTGATGTTGGATGATGATGCTTCCAACAAGAACACTAGTAACCCATGTTGtgtggtttcttcttcttcttctgatcctTTCCTCACTTCTTCTGAAAATGGGGTCACCACCACAAACACATCCACTCAGAAGAGGAAAAGAAGACCTGCAGGTACACCAG ATCCAGATGCTGAAGTTGTGTCTTTATCACCGAGAACTCTTCTTGAATCAGACAGATACATTTGTGAGATCTGTAACCAAGGGTTTCAAAGAGATCAAAATCTCCAGATGCATCGAAGACGTCACAAGGTTCCATGGAAACTTCTGAAGAGAGACAACAACATAGAAGTGAAGAAACGAGTCTATGTTTGCCCTGAACCCACTTGTCTTCACCACGCCCCatgtcatgctcttggtgaTCTTGTAGGAATCAAAAAACATTTCAGACGAAAGCACAGTAACCATAAGCAATGGGTTTGTGAGAGATGCTCTAAAAGTTATGCTGTTCAATCAGATTACAAAGCTCATCTCAAAACTTGTGGCACTAGAGGCCATTCTTGTGACTGTGGTCGCGTCTTCTCcag ggTGGAGAGTTTTATTGAACATCAAGATAACTGCTCCGTACGAAAGGTTAATCGTGAACCGCCGCCGCCAAAAACCGCCGTTACTGTCCCGGCCTGCTCCTCTATAACGGCCTCAACCGCAAGCACTCCATCTAGCGAAGGGAATAACTGTggtgcggttgcggttgcgacTCCTATACCTCTAGAAGGGCGTCCAATTCATCTGAGAAACTCATGTTTTACACCTTCTATTCTCACCAACTCATCGAGTCCCAACCTTGAACTCCAGCTTCTTCCATTAACGtcgaatcaaaaccctaatcaagAAAACCATCAACACAAAGTTAATGAACCATCTCATCATCATCACGATACCACAAACTTAAACCTATCCATTGCTCCCTCATCGTCATCATATCACCGTCACTACAACAACTTTGATCGCATAAAGGAAATAATGGCGAGCGAACAGATGATGAAGATAGCGATGAAGGAGAAAGCTTACGCGGAGGAAGCTAAAAGAGAAGCTAAGAGGCAACGAGAGATGGCGGAAAACGAGTTTATGAATGCTAAGAAGATAAGGCAACAGGCACAAGCTGAGCTTGAGAGAGCTAAGCTTTTAAAGGAACAATCTATGAAGAAGATAAGTTCAATGATTATGCAAGTTACTTGTCAAACTTGTAAAGGACAGTTTCAAGCGGTTGCCGTTCCCGCGGCAGCGGACGAGACATCTCTTGTGGTGAGTTATATGTCATCAGCGAATACTGACGGAGAGGAATCGTGA